The region TCTCATCTTCCTTCATCTTTAAgttctcaaactgagttgtTAGAATTTGAAGCCTCGACATTCTAACTCTGGAAGTCCCCTCAtgagcagtcttgagaatctcccaagcatcctttgccacagtgcaAGTGTTGATCAATCGGAACATATTTTTATCCACTCCATTGAATATAGCATTCAGCGCTTTAGAGTTGCCCAACGcttcctcatcctcttctttattccattcatcctcaggtttcaATTCACCAACAGATGACCCTTCCTTGGGTATATTGAccggatgtttccaacctttgacaatagccTTCCAGGTCTTGCTGTCAATTGATTTAAGAAACGCAATCATACGCGCCTTCCAGTAGTCGTAGTTGGTGCCATCCAGAATAGGTGGTCTATTCACAGAACCACCTTCCTTTGAGTTGTCCATTGGAACCGAATCAgtcttccctggagctcacccaaccagaacagggtgcctgctctgatgccaattgaaattcgtattcacctaggacagatgtgatacacaatgttgcaacaatgtgtagcacaacaaaacacaatcagagtatcaataataaacacacagttaaaacacaaggagttgttaacccagttcggtgaacatcacctacgtctggaggataccaatccaggagtcaattcactatcaaataatagttctcaggtcacataaaagtccctcctatacctaagtactcccccttagtatagagcctcttatatgttcaccactattacacaagtgaatcaagcttagcccttctcctctaagctatgagaaaactttctctaactcctaacaatcactgccacagtgatcaagacatgtttatcaaaaacagtttgatgagattacaactcaactaaacaaattcaactcagtactttgatgaactaaagcactaagttggtacaacactcacaagaggactcacaaacaaaaccctaaaatcaatatCTGAATCTCTGAATCCGTGCACAGCTAGGGTTTACAAGTTCcttttatatagacgttcacttggggcttggatcttcaatgggctgaacgtcatagagtccactaacacacttctggaaagaatcttcatggaatcaaatcttaccagaataaaataacagaaccaagtaaaacagaatttgagatagacttggtcCATACGATAttaatcttgttacttcagccaagattaaaacaaacacgccttcagaagataaaacgcacagcataggataaaaacttctgaatcaccatacagttagcaacctcacaacaagcaacatatgtaattccaccatgttgcttcagatgttggaacatatggttgcccatcatgttttgagcaaaatgcagccaatcaaaagaactacaatctccccctttggcaaattTTTGCTAAAACATGGTCAGACAGCCAAACAATGCTAAAAACAACAAACTCATCCATTTGCACACAACAGCACACAGCATATGATGAACGTACCACCCTACTGAACAACATCAAACTTAGTCTGAACAAAAACACTCAAGCAACAGTACTAACAAGCAACAGTACCattctcccccttattagcagaaATTGTCAAAGGGTGCAGAGAAACAACAAAAGTCAACAAAATAGTACAACCATATTGAAGAGATGAAGGAACAAGGGCACTAATCACTAGTAGTATCATCATCAGAAGTACCAACATCATCTTGAGCATGAGCAGCAGCATTGTCTTCAAGAGGCCTCTTGCCTTTAGTCAACTGCAGAATGAGAGTGtccacattcttcttcctcaatgtACAACTAGTAATTGTGTCCTGAAGCATCTTAGACACAGCAATAAGCGCAGCAATTGGAGTCTCAGGAGTCTTCTGAGAGGAAGTACCCTCCCCCTGAGTCATCTCAGCCAAACCAGCAACATCAGAAACATGGGCACCAGCTAGCAGCCTGGAATCAATAGTGAGAAGACTAGCTTTCTGGCTAGGAAcctcatcatcacggagaattTGAGGATGTTGACTCAAAATAATCCCACAAATTAAACAAGGAAAACCAATAGGAAGCCTGACAGCAAAAGTTTCAGCATGCTTCATAGTTTGAGCAAAGACATATTCACCAAAATCAAACTGAGTTTGAGTTCCAAccagataaattaattttgccAAACCTGAAGAAACATCTGAGCTATGAGTGGTAGGAGCCCAATTTGCAGCACCAATGCGATTCaagatagcatacttcacactcaaatAAGTAGAAGACAGCAATCCTTTAGCAGGCCATACCATAGTCTGACCAGCCGTGAGTTCTTTAGTGATAGCACTCAATGACAGCTCTTCATTTCCTGTGGCAACAGTGCTCCTTCCCAAATACTGGTTAATGATCTCAGGTGAAAAATGGACACACTTACCACGCACAAAAACTTTCCTGAAATCAGGATGCCCAGAAACAGTGCAATTTGTAGTCACATTCACAATAAATTCTCTCACCAACTTGTCATAGCAGCCACCTATCTTAGTAACAGTTTTCAATAACCCAGCAGCCTCAAGAAGTTTCATAATTTCTTGACAATGCAGAATCTCACCAGTCAATTCCCTCTCTTGAGCAATCCTGCGCTGATAAACATACTTCCACTTACCAACACTCTCTTCAGAGTGAAAAGAAATGTTATCCAAAGGAGCAGCAGGCACATTTTCTGGAATTCGTTTCCCAATCTTGCGCTTCCGAGCAGCAGAACCAGTATCTGACTTATCCAACTCCTCAGTTGGAGTCTCATCAACAACAGGAGCAGCATTATCTTTGTGAACCTTTCTCTTGACATTCTGGACAACAGGAGTATCATCATCAAGAATAATGACCTTCTTGCTCTTCTTGTTctcactcaaacccaaacctaacTTCTTGCCAGAGGAACGCGTAGAGTACTTACGAACAACAGTCATCTTTTGCCTTTTTGAAGCAACAGAAGCAGAAGCACCAAGGGTGTTGATCAACACCTCATCAATGGAGCCAATATATAGAATTTATCAACCACAGAGCTTTATAGAATTTCTATTTACACAAGTAACCGAATACTCTGCATATAGATTAGGAGATTATAAGTGCTTATTTGACACATTTTATCATGAAATCTCCTATTAAATTCAcacataaaatcattaaaagATTTTACGAATGAAGCAACCCATAGTTTGTAAACAAAGGAGTGAAAATAAGATCCATAATATTTTAAACAGAATAAGGGATTACTTGCAAATATCACTCAAAATTTCAAGTGCTATAATGAAAAACAAGTATACACACTTGAACATAGAAAATTTATGGATTGTCAATGATAACAGCGGAAGCATATGAGACCTATAATTAATCACTATTGAGGATAAAAACAGTCTCTAACTCCTAATTTAGAGTTTATATGTGTATCCCAGAGTATTAAAGATAACATACCATAAAAAAGGACAAAGAATAATGGTACAAAATTGGGAGTTTGTCATATTCTCTTAACAAgaataaatgattatcaattgtatAAGACAATCATAGGAAGTTTACAATATTCTCAAAGAGACTTAATGATATCCTCAATATAGGTCCGATGATAAATTGATATATAGCATTATATTAAACATAAGTGTAGTGGCTTCTCATATTCAATTAACTGGGCAATTAATTAAGTGAGAGACATtgcatattttattttcttgagaaaataatattatgATAAATCAGTTTCTCCCACTTGATAGAGAAAAcagttaaattaaaaaatatataaaagatattttaagtatttaaaattaatatctaAAACTATTTTCTCTATCACATAAAGATCATGTCAAGCAATGTCATGCCGATAGGGCATGTCCATTACttacataaaaatataatttataatttattcaaGTGAAGAATTTTATTTAGTATAAATTTGCATAGCGATAGGCAATGCAAATTTTTAAGAATGATATTggattatattaaaatatatatattgccCAATTAATGTAATGTATATAATAGTTTGTCACAGAGATATTCTAATACCAATAGggcatttgaattgattgacaTAAGTTTACAACAAATAATACATTACATAAACCACAAGTTACACTAATAACAACATACCGATAGGGTAAATTATCATTAATGTAAATACACATAGAATTTCATCTAAACTCTTGAAAGAatttaaattacataattttaCAAGTTTTGCACAATTGTGCCCACGATAGGTGAGATCACAATCACACAAAGTATAATCCTTATAATCCCAAGAGTTTGTACAAAGCATAAGATATCCAAAAAAATGATCAAGGATTACAAGCTTTCATTTTAGAATGACCCAAAAGAATTTAGTTCCAAAGAAGAATATACTAGCTAGCAAAGAGATTATAgtctataaaataaaattgctaGTAAATTAAGGAACTTTTCTTATAATTTCAAGGTCTATAAGCCTAGAATAtaataaaaagaataaaaaaatcacCATAGATTTtctttatataaataaaaggaTATAAGagaattttaaattttccaaaATGACACATAACAAAATTTAACCATATAAGAATGTGATAATCAGTTCATGAATTTATATTTAACTTCCATCTTAATTAggaaagaaataacaaaatatcACAATGGTTAAATAAATAGATTAGAATTTCAAATTTCATGTCAGAAA is a window of Lotus japonicus ecotype B-129 chromosome 5, LjGifu_v1.2 DNA encoding:
- the LOC130719653 gene encoding uncharacterized protein LOC130719653, which gives rise to MTVVRKYSTRSSGKKLGLGLSENKKSKKVIILDDDTPVVQNVKRKVHKDNAAPVVDETPTEELDKSDTGSAARKRKIGKRIPENVPAAPLDNISFHSEESVGKWKYVYQRRIAQERELTGEILHCQEIMKLLEAAGLLKTVTKIGGCYDKLVREFIVNVTTNCTVSGHPDFRKVFVRGKCVHFSPEIINQYLGRSTVATGNEELSLSAITKELTAGQTMVWPAKGLLSSTYLSVKYAILNRIGAANWAPTTHSSDVSSGLAKLIYLVGTQTQFDFGEYVFAQTMKHAETFAVRLPIGFPCLICGIILSQHPQILRDDEVPSQKASLLTIDSRLLAGAHVSDVAGLAEMTQGEGTSSQKTPETPIAALIAVSKMLQDTITSCTLRKKNVDTLILQLTKGKRPLEDNAAAHAQDDVGTSDDDTTSD